In Plectropomus leopardus isolate mb unplaced genomic scaffold, YSFRI_Pleo_2.0 unplaced_scaffold1107, whole genome shotgun sequence, the following proteins share a genomic window:
- the LOC121963381 gene encoding laminin subunit beta-1-like — protein sequence CDCDSVFSACDCDSRGISGEQCHRATGQCTCVEGVSGPRCDQCARGYQGEFPSCEPCHQCFAVWDTVVGELSNQTRRLEAQVTQLQISGVTAPYKDLVSSLERNAKAVRDIVESNPAAVKLEQIQELMHQITGVMSYLNGKLNTTEETLNLLHSDANATDANLDALTEEAGRLELSVQELRQQVYDAKNANIQGAMDTIATAHMQSTMAELRANVSTSNPGSTVESSAAVRKATEDKLSRTEKEFERKHQRNSQKLEKLSSELEKHDLTPLSEKTCGGAAEGDGCSGSRCGGLGCVGEDGAPRCGGDVCKGVLTTSRAALKAAKDLDQEILEAMQEVDKLSRMV from the exons gactgtgactctgtgttttCAGCGTGTGACTGTGACTCTCGGGGAATCTCCGGCGAGCAGTGCCATCGTGCGACAGGTCAGTGCACCTGTGTGGAGGGCGTGTCCGGCCCGCGGTGCGACCAGTGTGCCAGAGGTTACCAGGGCGAGTTCCCCTCCTGTGAGCCGTGCCACCAGTGCTTCGCCGTGTGGGACACCGTGGTGGGCGAGCTGTCCAATCAGACTCGCCGTCTGGAGGCGCAGGTGACTCAGCTGCAGATCAGCGGGGTGACGGCGCCGTACAAAGACTTAGTCAGCAGCCTGGAGAGGAACGCCAAAGCCGTCAGAGACATTGTGGAGAGCAACCCTGCAGCGGTGAAGCTGGAGCAGATTCAGGAGCTCATGCATCAAATCAC GGGTGTGATGTCTTATCTTAACGGAAAGCTGAACACGACCGAGGAGACGTTGAACCTTCTCCACAGTGACGCCAACGCCACCGACGCAAACTTAGACGCGCTGACGGAGGAGGCCGGCCGGCTGGAGCTGAGCGTCCAGGAGCTGAGGCAGCAGGTGTACGACGCCAAGAACGCCAACATCCAGG GTGCCATGGACACCATTGCAACGGCACACATGCAGTCTACGATGGCGGAGCTGCGCGCCAACGTTTCCACCAGCAATCCCGGAAGCACGGTGGAGAGCTCAGCCGCAGTACGGAAAGCCACGGAGGACAAACTGAGCAGGACGGAGAAAGAGTTTGAACGCAAGCACCAAAGAAACTCTCAGAAACTGGAGAAACTTTCCTCGGAGCTGGAGAAACACGACCTGACGCCGCTCAGCGAGAAG ACGTGCGGCGGTGCAGCTGAAGGCGACGGCTGCTCCGGCTCCCGCTGCGGAGGTTTGGGTTGTGTCGGCGAGGACGGAGCGCCTCGCTGCGGCGGAGACGTGTGCAAAGGCGTCCTCACGACGTCCAGAGCTGCTCTCAAGGCAGCCAAAGACCTGGACCAGGAGATCCTGGAGGCCATGCAGGAAGTGGACAAACTCTCCAGGATGGTGA